The sequence ACTTAATGTCGAATGCCTTATAGTAACCAAAGGGTGCCCTTGAGACTGGCACTGGTGATTTCTCCCTCAACCTGCTATGGACAGCCAGCAATATACCCATCGCCTTGTTGGGTTTTGCGAGATTGGGACTTAGGTGTGCATATGGATAGAGGACTATTTGGGATGCCCTAACCTTGTTCAGTACATCCAGTATTTCATCAACCACGTAGTTTATGTAGTTAGCCTCCTCACTGTCATTTTCCTCAACACTCATGAAAACCACGAGTGCATTCTTAGCAGAACCCCTCTCGAGCTCTGGCGTTAATGGTTCTGGGTTTTCAACGGCCTTATCCCTAACCTGGTATGAGAAGTCCTCCGCATGTATGAATAATAATCTCATTAACAACGGCAAAACAAACTAGTATTAATTTATTTAGTGTTGGGCATGGCATTCAATCTCTCCACTTAACCCTTGGCCTAAACAACGCCTCAATCCTCTTAACCCTATCAGCGTGTGGTTTCAGATCCTTGAGCATCATAACTACCTCGTCCTCCATCACCCTCGTAAGTCTATAAATACCGAGTTTAGGCAACACCCTCTTCTCCGGTTCATAGAGTAGGTCCTCCTCAGGCTCAACCCTAGGATTGGGCAAGTGCATTATTTCCGGTTCATAACCAAGGATTTGCTTAGCTACCCTCCTAATCAGTTCAGCCATTTCATTCAGAGTCTTTATCTCCCTATAGTGATGAACAGTCCTAAACTCACCAGGTTCTGGTGGGTTCTCAATAAGCGCCGCCAATGCCGTTATCGTATCCTCAAGTGATGTAAAGCCCTTCTTTTGGAGCCCGCTGCCGTATATAGTCAATGGATGATTAATGACCGCCTCAGCGCAGAACCTGTTTATCACCGTACCCCACACATCATCAACATCAAACCTAGTGAATAACTCCTCGGAAACAATGTCCGTCGTTCTAGTCCCATACACAGGGCCCTGGTGAAAATCAGTTATTGTCAAACCCCACAGTTTATTCGCATAGAGGAGCATGTATGAATCAAACACCTTACTCCAGTGGTACCAGGAGCCAGCCCACCTGGGGACGACAATCTTATCCCTGATGCCTTGTATCACGGCGTCGATAAACGCATCCTCAGGTATCCTAAACGCTGGATAACCATACTCACCTAAGGTGCCCATCTTAAGTACGTGAACATCCCTCTTGAGTTCCTTGATTGCATATATGACGTTTAACGTTGATGTGAGGTTATTAATTACAGTGTGCTTGGCATGCTCTATGTCAATCATCGAGTATGGTGCGGATCTCTGCTCCGCAAAGTGAACCACTGCATCAGGCCTATGCTTATCCATCGCCTTCCTTATTAGGTAGTAATTAGTGGCATCGCCCTCAATGAATTCTATCCTAGCGCCAAAGGCCTCCTCTACTGCCTTAATCCTATCCTGCATTGAAAGTATCGGTAGAGCTGAGTCAGAGCCTACTTCAGCCACGGCTTTCCTGGTATATAAGTTATCAATGCCGACGACTTCGTGACCCCTCCTGACAAGTCTTAACGCCAATGCCCAGCCTAAATATCCATCAATACCAAGTATTAATACCCTCATTATGCCTTCATCCTCGTATTTAGTGATATAAGTTAAATTTATTACCTAGCGGTTAAGACCGCAGATTAGGCGATGCATAACTTTAAAAGGGCAAATACGCCCAAAAGGCAATAAAATGCCGACAATAGTACCAATGCACATAGGTGTTATACCAGATGGAAATAGGAGGTGGGCTAGAAAGATGGGGTTACCAATAACAGAGGCCTACAGGGTTGGTTCAGATAAGGTTGAGGATTTCCTGGATTGGTCGCTTGACTTTGGTATAAAGATAGTCACAGTGTACGTATTATCCACAGAGAATTTCTTCAGGAGATCCAGGTCAGAGTTAGAACTTTTATATAGGTTGCTCAAGGAGAAAATGATTAAGATAAGAAATGACGAGAGAATACATAGGAACAAGATCAAGGTCAGGGTAATTGGCAGGACTTGGCTATTGCCTGAGGATGTGCGTAGAGAGATAGCGCTAACCGAGGAATATACCGCCGATTACTCCAATCATTACTTAAATCTAGCAGTGATCTATGGAGGTAGGCAGGAGGTCATTGACGCAATAAAGAGGTTATTTATTGACCTCAATAGCGGGAAAATAGGCGTCAGTGACTTGGATGAGAATACCTTATTTAAATACCTATACGTTAGCGATGAACCATACCCAGAACCAGACTTGGTAATTAGGACAGGCGGAGAACACAGAATAAGCAACTTCCTGTTATATGAAACTGCGTACTCCGAGCTTTACATACTGAATAAGTATTGGCCTGAGATCACGAAGGATGATCTTAAGGAGGCGCTTGATAATTACACAAAGAGGGAAAGAAGATTTGGGAAGTGATGATTCACTACTTTAATAATGAAAGTACGTTAACCACCGGTACGGCGCCGTCCTTCGTTATTATGAACGTATCCTCGACCTGGGCCACCATGCCCTTGCCATGCTCTATCAACACGGGATACCCATATATGTAGTCCTTCATGTGTAATTCGTGAATTAAATTACCAATCCCATCACCGAACCTTGGTACTAACCACCTTGGAGTAAATGGCAATGGACCTATTTCATTACTAATGTACGAGAGTACATCGTAGTGAGGATCCTTAGTCCTTGGGTTCTTTATTAATTGATAGATCGTGACCTGCTCCCCATCGTCCACGTAACCAGCGCCATTAGTGGAGAACGGCTCAACTGCGTAAACCTCTCCATCATTAATTCTCTGTTTATCGCCATTGTCATAATTAGGCACGGATTTGCCTGCATGTAATTCATACTTCCTGATCAAGTGACCACTCAAGTTCTTAATGGGCTTGAAC is a genomic window of Vulcanisaeta souniana JCM 11219 containing:
- the map gene encoding type II methionyl aminopeptidase gives rise to the protein MSTDLLKIYEKLGSIARDALNYAMSIIEPGIPIFELCDRVENRIRQSGAKPAFPVNVSINEIAAHYTAVIGDKSVIPKGSIIKIDLGAHIDGYIVDTAVTVTFNPMYSQLIKASMKALETAQLSMKPGVTLTSIGAQIERVIRSYGFKPIKNLSGHLIRKYELHAGKSVPNYDNGDKQRINDGEVYAVEPFSTNGAGYVDDGEQVTIYQLIKNPRTKDPHYDVLSYISNEIGPLPFTPRWLVPRFGDGIGNLIHELHMKDYIYGYPVLIEHGKGMVAQVEDTFIITKDGAVPVVNVLSLLK
- the agl3 gene encoding UDP-sulfoquinovose synthase; the protein is MRVLILGIDGYLGWALALRLVRRGHEVVGIDNLYTRKAVAEVGSDSALPILSMQDRIKAVEEAFGARIEFIEGDATNYYLIRKAMDKHRPDAVVHFAEQRSAPYSMIDIEHAKHTVINNLTSTLNVIYAIKELKRDVHVLKMGTLGEYGYPAFRIPEDAFIDAVIQGIRDKIVVPRWAGSWYHWSKVFDSYMLLYANKLWGLTITDFHQGPVYGTRTTDIVSEELFTRFDVDDVWGTVINRFCAEAVINHPLTIYGSGLQKKGFTSLEDTITALAALIENPPEPGEFRTVHHYREIKTLNEMAELIRRVAKQILGYEPEIMHLPNPRVEPEEDLLYEPEKRVLPKLGIYRLTRVMEDEVVMMLKDLKPHADRVKRIEALFRPRVKWRD
- the uppS gene encoding polyprenyl diphosphate synthase; its protein translation is MPTIVPMHIGVIPDGNRRWARKMGLPITEAYRVGSDKVEDFLDWSLDFGIKIVTVYVLSTENFFRRSRSELELLYRLLKEKMIKIRNDERIHRNKIKVRVIGRTWLLPEDVRREIALTEEYTADYSNHYLNLAVIYGGRQEVIDAIKRLFIDLNSGKIGVSDLDENTLFKYLYVSDEPYPEPDLVIRTGGEHRISNFLLYETAYSELYILNKYWPEITKDDLKEALDNYTKRERRFGK